The following nucleotide sequence is from Micromonospora sp. WMMD1120.
GGATCTCCGCGGTCCGGGGCAGGTGCGCCGGGTCGGACGGTCGAACCTCCAGGGTCTGCCCGCCGACCACCCGCTTGAGTCCGTCCGGGGTGTCGTGCGCGATGACGCGGCCGTGGTCGATGACCGTGATCGCGTCGGCGAGCGCGTCGGCCTCCTCCAGGTACTGCGTGGTGAGCAGCACCGTCGAGCCGTTGCCGACCAGGGAGCGGACCACGTCCCACATGTCCTCGCGCTTGGCCGGGTCGAGGCCCGTCGTCGGCTCGTCCAGGAAGATCACGTCGGGGGAGCCGACGAGGCTGGCGGCCAGGTCCAACCGCCGCCGCATGCCGCCGGAGTAGGTCTTCGCCGGCCGGTTCGCGGCGTCGGTCAGGTCGAACCAGTCGAGCAGCTCGGCGGCGCGTCGCCGCGCCCCGGCGCGCCCCAGCTCCAGCAGGGTGCCGAACAGCTCCAGGTTCTGCCGCCCGGTCAGGTCCTCGTCCACCGAGGCGTACTGGCCGGTGAGGCCGATGCTCTGCCGGACGCGCTCGGCGTCGCGCACCACGTCGTACCCGCCGATCCGGGCGCTGCCCCCGTCGGGGGTGAGCAGGGTGGAGAGGATCCGCACGGCGGTGGTCTTGCCGGCGCCGTTCGGACCGAGCACGCCGAGCACCGTCCCCCGGGGTACGGCGAGATCGACGCCCTGCAACGCTCTCGTCCTGCCGAACGTCTTGACGAGGCCCTCGGCCTCGATCACCAGGTCAGCTGTCATGCCGGAAGTCTGCGCGGCTCGGCTGACACCGTCCCGACACGGCGCCGACACCGGCGCCGACACGCGCTGACAACCGGGCGACCCCGCCCTGCGCCCCACCTGCCGGTCAGCCCGGCAGGCGACCCCGCGTGGAGACGAAGTGGTACGACATGGCGGCGAAGCCGGGATCACGGACCAGCCGCCGGAAGGCGTTCAGTTGGTGCGGGGACAGCCCGGCGGCCAATAGGTCGGGCTCCAACTGCCGCGAATTGGTCTCGTAAAGCGAGGTGCCGGTCGAGCCGCCGGCCCAGCTCTGCGAGTGGGTGATGGTGTCCAGGTCGGTCAGGCCGGCCAGGGCCATCTCGGTGTGCACGTCCTGCGCCCACCCGAGGTCGGCGCCGTGGTCCTCCAGGACCCCCATCATGGCGTCCATCACCTGCGCGAAGAGCTTCGCCGCGTCGTCGCTCGGCGCGGTCAGCACGCGCGGTGTCGCGGTGCAGTCGAACTCCTCGACCACCAGCCAGCCGCCGGGGGCCAGGGCGCCGGTGAGCATCCGCAGGACCCGCCGGCGCTCCGGGAGGTGCAGCAGCACCAGCCGGGCGTGGATCAGGTCGAACGCGTCCCCGGGTGGCGGCTCGGTGCGCACGTCGTGCCGGCGCACGCGCAGGTTGTCCGCGGCGACGAGGTGGGTGGGGTCGATGTCGGTGGCCAGCACGTGGCCCTCGTCGCCGACCGCGCGGGCGATCCGCCGGGCCATCGAGCCGCCGCCCGCGCCGACCTCCCAGCAGGTCGCGCCGGCCTCCAGCACCGGACGGGCCAGGCGGCGCGTCGTGATCGGGTCCAGGAACGACTCCAGCGCGTGCATCTGCGCGACGGCGTCCGGCGCCGCGTTGTCGAACGTGTAGCTGCCATCGTTCTCAACGGTTGTCATCGGTGTCTACCTCTCCAGAGGGTCGGCGGCGATGCCCACCATGGCCGCCAGCGGGGTCGGGTCGAGGCGGGCCTCGGCCGTCGGTCGGTCGTAGACCACCCGGCCGTACTCCAGCACCGCCACCCGGTCCGCGATCTCGATCGCGTGCTGGAGTTGCTGCTCCACCAGCAGCACGGTCAGGCCGTCGGCGGCGAGACCGTTGACGAGCGCACGGACCCGCGCCGCCAGGTCGGGTGAGAGCCCTTCGCACGGTTCGTCGAGCAGCAGCACCCGCGGTTGCCCGAGCAGCGCCCGGGCGATGGCCAGCATCTGCTGCTCACCGCCGGACAGCTCGCAGCCACGGTGCCGCAGCCGCGCCGCCAGTCTCGGCAGCAGTTCGAGGGTCCGGTCGACGGTCCAGCCCGCACCGCCGTACGTGCGGGCCCGCCACGGCGCGGCCGCCAGGTGCAGGTGCTCGGCCACCGTCAACCGGGAGAAGACCCGCCGGCCCTGCGGAACGAGACCGACGCCGG
It contains:
- a CDS encoding methyltransferase domain-containing protein — protein: MTTVENDGSYTFDNAAPDAVAQMHALESFLDPITTRRLARPVLEAGATCWEVGAGGGSMARRIARAVGDEGHVLATDIDPTHLVAADNLRVRRHDVRTEPPPGDAFDLIHARLVLLHLPERRRVLRMLTGALAPGGWLVVEEFDCTATPRVLTAPSDDAAKLFAQVMDAMMGVLEDHGADLGWAQDVHTEMALAGLTDLDTITHSQSWAGGSTGTSLYETNSRQLEPDLLAAGLSPHQLNAFRRLVRDPGFAAMSYHFVSTRGRLPG
- a CDS encoding ATP-binding cassette domain-containing protein; translation: MTADLVIEAEGLVKTFGRTRALQGVDLAVPRGTVLGVLGPNGAGKTTAVRILSTLLTPDGGSARIGGYDVVRDAERVRQSIGLTGQYASVDEDLTGRQNLELFGTLLELGRAGARRRAAELLDWFDLTDAANRPAKTYSGGMRRRLDLAASLVGSPDVIFLDEPTTGLDPAKREDMWDVVRSLVGNGSTVLLTTQYLEEADALADAITVIDHGRVIAHDTPDGLKRVVGGQTLEVRPSDPAHLPRTAEILTRVGSGAQADEIRRGVLAVPVTDDAALTESVARFASAGIAVTELSLHLPSLDEVFFTLTGRTASDDDTTRTEVAA
- a CDS encoding ABC transporter ATP-binding protein, which encodes MLTVDSVSAGYAGGTVLHEVSLRVRPGSIQAVVGRNGAGKSTLVHTIAGLVRASSGRIEVGGVPVTGRQPHRIAQSGVGLVPQGRRVFSRLTVAEHLHLAAAPWRARTYGGAGWTVDRTLELLPRLAARLRHRGCELSGGEQQMLAIARALLGQPRVLLLDEPCEGLSPDLAARVRALVNGLAADGLTVLLVEQQLQHAIEIADRVAVLEYGRVVYDRPTAEARLDPTPLAAMVGIAADPLER